The sequence AAGCACTCCTTTAGATACTTTTCACCATTATGAACAGGGATAACAACGGAAACAATTGCGTTCATATCACACCTTCTTAAAAAGGCTCTTTATCTTTTTGCAGATTTTCTTTCTAAAGATGTAGGACTTCAAAATCATACGTACAACAAAAATTTGAACGGAACTCACACCAGCATAATTCTTATAATAATAAGATTCCGATTCAAATCGGAGCATCAGCCTCTTAGAAAAATCATAATTTTTATTTATGATTTCAGAGTGATTATGAAGAAGGTGTACCGCCGGCACATAGTGGGTTACATACCCCCTGTCATGAAGTTTCCTTGAAAGAATTAATTCCTCGGCAAATAGAAATGTATTGGGATCAAAACAGCCAACTTCTTCAAAGATTCTACGGGGAATCAGGAAAAAAGCGCCCATGACTCGGAAAACCGGATTTTGAACAAAATTTTCTTGCAAGTCACCCGAAGTCAACTTTTTAGGCAAAAAGCGAGCCAAGGGATAGCAAAGATTGTCCAACCCCCAACGTAAAAAGAAATTCTTTTCAAAATAAGGATTCTGCGGACGTCCATCCTTACCGACAATGGACGGGCCGACGATAGCCACATTCGGCTTTTCGGTCTCGGTAATCAGGGTGTCAACCGAAAGAGTATCATCAAGGACAAGCAAGTCATTATTTGTAAAAATCAGATAATCGCTTCCCAGGAACTCGCCTGCAATTTTCGCGCCGGCATTATTTCCCTTTCCATATCCCGCATTGCTAGTATTCTTCCACAAAAGCAGACGGTAGCCATCCACATTCTTTTCTTCCAGAACAGATCCATCATATTCTGTTATCGAAATAGTGGAATAGGCGCTAGACAGTTTCACGAAATTGCCATCGTCAACGCTATTATCAACGACAACAAAAGAAATTTCCGCAGGAGACTTCTTACACTTTTTTATATAGTGAGCAATGCAATTGAGCGTCGCCTCACCAGACTTGTAATCTACAAAGATAAAAGTCAGCATGAAGTTTCTCCGTAAAGTTCAAGCCATTCCTTCTTATGGGATTCCCAGGAATTTCTGGCCATGTACTGCACAGCAAGCGATTCCTTTTCGCCAATCTTACCGCTAACAAAATCAGAATACGCCTCGGCCATCTTTTCAGCAAGAATTTCCACATGTTCGCTTTCGGATTCGTAGTGATAGCCATACAGACAATCAGACTGTTTCAAAATATCCTTGACACATGCAATATCAGGGCAGATCAAAGTTTTCCCAAGAGAGAACGCCAGCGGAATCGTTCCTGAATTCAGAGAAGAACGATAGCTGTAGGGCACAGTCATAACGCACGCCGACTTTACATAGGCAGACAATTCATCATCCGGAATAAAACCAGGATTAAAGACAATGCGTTTACAGTTTCCAATCAAATTACGTATATCGGCTTCATAGGAAGCAGGTTCCACCTTTCCGCAAATCAAAAGAACAGGCAATTCCACATTCTCGTTTTCACCGAATGCTTTCATAAAAGCCTTCACCAGCACCTCTATATTCTTGTAAGGCTGGATAGCCCCCGAGAACAGCATAATCGGAGAACGTTCATCAATCCCAAACTTCTTGCGAACATCAAGATCGCTTTCAGGGTAAGACCCGTAATAATCTCCATGAGGAACAAGCTTAACCTTCCCTGCATATTTTTCAAGATGGGCAATAGTCAGAGTGTCTTCGCACATCACATGAATAACACTTGAAAAACGGGCCAGCAGCTTAAAGAGAATCTTGTTGTAAAAAGGAGTCTTTACATGAGAAACGATATTGTGAATCGTCCAGACAATACGTTTATTCTTCTGTTTCAGAGCAAGTAAAAAATAGAGTCTCTTTAAAAAGGAGAAAAAAGTCTTACTCTGATCAAACCAGTTGATGTGATAAACATCCGATTCAAACAAATTCCCAGAGCCTTCTTTCTTCATTTCTTTGTAGCTCACACATTGAAAATTGCCCGAAGACTCCAGCAACTTCGCCAGATTAAACAGGAAATGATTTGTTCTTTTTTGACATGACGGATAGAAACAAACTTTTTTCATATCGTACCTCAAAAAAGATGAAGAACTTTCGTGGGAATATATTCAACAAAGAAACGGATAACACCGTAATAGAAAGCCTTAGCCTTCATTCCTGCACGCTGGTGACGTCGGAATGCGTCTTTTACCAAAGTTGCATGATAGGCCCAATTTTCCTTGAAGCTCAGTTCATCGTAGAGGGACTGATGCTTATTCCGGATGTATGAAGTATTTTCTGACCAGTTCAGCACGTTATTAGAAACGCGAGCCTTGACATTCACCTCATCTAGACAAACCACAAGGGCTTCCGGCACAAAATGAAATTCAGCCACCTGTGCCAAACGGATGCACAGTTCATACTCCTGCCAAAAAGTCAAACGTTCATCAAAATTTCCAACTTTTTCAAGCAAATTTCTAGGGAAGAAAAGGCATGAAGTGGAAGTCACGTAAGTGGTACGGATTAGGCGAGACAAGTTCCCAGAAAATTTCTGTGGAGGAATGACGGTATGAAGAGTTTCACCTTCACTTGAAACTTTTTTGAAAGTTCTTCCACAAAAAATGACGGAGCCCGGATGTTGATCGTGGAGAGCTAACTGTTTTTCAAGCTTATTAGGAAGCCACTCATCATCATCATCAAGAAATGCAATAAACTTGCCTGTGGCCCGAGCAATACCCTGATTACGGGCATAATTTCCACCTCGTGAATCCTTGGCATCAATGCGAACGTAAACGATGCGAGGATCTACGGCATAAATTTTCTGGGTATCATCAGTAGAGGCGTCATCCACAACGATACATTCCAAATCCCCCGTGGTCTGCGACAGGGCGCTCTGAATTGCCTTTTCTAAAAGTTGACAACGATTTTTTGTCGTAATGACAACAGAAAACTTATTCACTTACAGCCTCCTCTTCAGTAATCTTCTGAGATTCACCGCTTAAACTTTCTTCCCGCATTTCGTCATCTTCTTCAACACGGCATGCGCCCATACAATACCCCATCAGCATGTAGGCAAATACGTTATTGCCGCCAATCTCACCAGACATACAGGCAGACACAAAAAAGACTACCGTAACCAGCATACCTCCCTGTCCATAGTCAAAACGTCGTCGTCTAAAGAAATAGAAGAACGCGAACAGGAACAGCAGAAAATAGGATGAGATTCCACAAAGGCCGTAGTCAATGAGTTGGAAGAAAATCACCGATTCCAGGCCACCAATTTCCTTATCGGTAACGCGGTCATTATAGGCGTCGCGCTCCATCACCGTCTTACTTGTATAACGAACCCCATTTCCATAAATGGGACTGTTCATGAAATGAACATAAGAAAACAGAAGTTGTTCCTGTCTCATCGATATGGAACTACCTTGTCCCTCGACAGAAAATTCTTCAACAAATTTATGTGCAAAATTTGCCACTGCAAACGCAAGCACAACAACGGCAAGGAACTTAATCTTAACATTGACCTTACCTAAGAAGAACAGCAGCAAACCAAGTAAAGAACAAGCAAGAGCCGTTCTTGATCCGGAAAGGCACACTAACAGGAACAGGGCACCCCATACAAACCACACCTTGTTGCGAGGCCACGGAATTCTTTTCATGCAACAGGTAAACATCATCAAGGCACAGCTCATCATACAGCCAAACGCAGAGGGATGAATCGTCGTCACGAATATTCTGTTTCGATAGCTTCTTGAAGCAGAAACGGCACTGTTCAAATCATAAAAGCCATCATAATTCGGGAACGCCTTACAAATCAGGGGGAAGATATAATTCGTACGCAGCACAAACTCGATTACACCCAGCACACATATGACAGCTACAGGATAGAACCACTTTTCCTCAATCTTTATTTCCTTAAAATACAAGCCACCCATATAGGCAACAATAAGGTAGGCATAGCTCTCCATGAAATAGCGGAATGCATTATAAAGGCCCTTCGAACCGTCCCCATTCAATACAGCAGTTCCTGCGAGAGACATCATCAACAAAAACAGAGGGATACGCAAGGGATGTTTGATGACACCATCAACCAGAGCAGAGCTATTCCTTAAAACAGCCAAGCCAAAGAAACCGTAGAGGAAAGCCTGTTGGGGAGAAATCTGAGGGCTTTGGGTAAAGCTGACGCATTGCGGAAAAAGGATAACGCTTGCAAGAATCCAAGGATAACTCTGATTCTTATTCCCAAGAATCATCATTGCAAACAAAGCAAAGAACGCCAGCAGAACCGCAACACTAATCATATTTTAACTCAACAAATCCTGGTAGCCTCTTTCCAAGCAGCCCTTCACAACATCACCTGTAAAATGAGTGCTGGCACGTTCCCAACCCGCCTTTCCCATCTTCAGTCGCAAGGCCTTATCATTAACGATAGTCTCCAAAGCCTTCGTCAGGGCAAGAATGTCTCCGGGTTCACAAAGAATTCCGCAAACTCCATCTTCAACCACTTCTGCAGTTCCACCAACGAAGGTCGAAATCACAGGCAAACCAAAGCCGAGTGCTTCAACCAAACTCATACTAAAGCGTTCTGCATAGGAAGGAAGCACAAGCAAATCATACTTGGGCAACTGTCTGATATAATCCCCATGTTTCATCCAGGGCGACACGCTGATCAGACTTGATTTCGAGGACTTTTCAACACATTCACGAACCTTGTCCACTTCACCATCGCCAAAAAGGAACAACTCCACAGGCACAGAAAAAGAAGACTTATCAAAGGCTTCAATCAAATCATACACGCCCTTACGATTTCCGAATCTTCCTGAAAAAATCACCTTCACAGGATTTTCATGCAAAGAAAGATCCTCCGGAGCACCGGCAATACTTTCGCCAGGATTCGG is a genomic window of Fibrobacter sp. UWH6 containing:
- a CDS encoding glycosyltransferase, yielding MIEKICHIGPALYVQGGISSVLVSYKKLFKLPEGNFIASYNGSFVKSLPVLFLLCLRLLICPPSQFDFFQIHTSSYGSFFRKYLISRCLRLRGRKYVCHIHGSLFDKFCNGAPSIVKLMLKDYFVHSEKIFILSSEMKDIVRSVSPSSENFVVIPNPGESIAGAPEDLSLHENPVKVIFSGRFGNRKGVYDLIEAFDKSSFSVPVELFLFGDGEVDKVRECVEKSSKSSLISVSPWMKHGDYIRQLPKYDLLVLPSYAERFSMSLVEALGFGLPVISTFVGGTAEVVEDGVCGILCEPGDILALTKALETIVNDKALRLKMGKAGWERASTHFTGDVVKGCLERGYQDLLS
- a CDS encoding glycosyltransferase, with the translated sequence MKKEGSGNLFESDVYHINWFDQSKTFFSFLKRLYFLLALKQKNKRIVWTIHNIVSHVKTPFYNKILFKLLARFSSVIHVMCEDTLTIAHLEKYAGKVKLVPHGDYYGSYPESDLDVRKKFGIDERSPIMLFSGAIQPYKNIEVLVKAFMKAFGENENVELPVLLICGKVEPASYEADIRNLIGNCKRIVFNPGFIPDDELSAYVKSACVMTVPYSYRSSLNSGTIPLAFSLGKTLICPDIACVKDILKQSDCLYGYHYESESEHVEILAEKMAEAYSDFVSGKIGEKESLAVQYMARNSWESHKKEWLELYGETSC
- a CDS encoding O-antigen ligase family protein yields the protein MISVAVLLAFFALFAMMILGNKNQSYPWILASVILFPQCVSFTQSPQISPQQAFLYGFFGLAVLRNSSALVDGVIKHPLRIPLFLLMMSLAGTAVLNGDGSKGLYNAFRYFMESYAYLIVAYMGGLYFKEIKIEEKWFYPVAVICVLGVIEFVLRTNYIFPLICKAFPNYDGFYDLNSAVSASRSYRNRIFVTTIHPSAFGCMMSCALMMFTCCMKRIPWPRNKVWFVWGALFLLVCLSGSRTALACSLLGLLLFFLGKVNVKIKFLAVVVLAFAVANFAHKFVEEFSVEGQGSSISMRQEQLLFSYVHFMNSPIYGNGVRYTSKTVMERDAYNDRVTDKEIGGLESVIFFQLIDYGLCGISSYFLLFLFAFFYFFRRRRFDYGQGGMLVTVVFFVSACMSGEIGGNNVFAYMLMGYCMGACRVEEDDEMREESLSGESQKITEEEAVSE
- a CDS encoding glycosyltransferase family 2 protein; its protein translation is MNKFSVVITTKNRCQLLEKAIQSALSQTTGDLECIVVDDASTDDTQKIYAVDPRIVYVRIDAKDSRGGNYARNQGIARATGKFIAFLDDDDEWLPNKLEKQLALHDQHPGSVIFCGRTFKKVSSEGETLHTVIPPQKFSGNLSRLIRTTYVTSTSCLFFPRNLLEKVGNFDERLTFWQEYELCIRLAQVAEFHFVPEALVVCLDEVNVKARVSNNVLNWSENTSYIRNKHQSLYDELSFKENWAYHATLVKDAFRRHQRAGMKAKAFYYGVIRFFVEYIPTKVLHLF